From the genome of Agromyces intestinalis:
GATGGCGTCGCCGACGACGAGCGAACGCACGATGACGCCGCTCACCTGGCCGCCGGGCACCAGTTGCACGTGGAACTCCAGCGTGCCGTCGGCACGGGGCGCGTTCGCCGGGCTCAGGTATCGCCAGAGACGTTCACGCGTGGGCACCTCCACGGCCACCGACTGGCCGGGCTCGAAGCGCAGTTCGGGTTCGGGGCGCACCTGGATCACCGTGACATCCAGGCTTCGCCGATCGACGCCGACGACCTCGCCGCTCCACGCGGCCGGCGAGGTCGACTCGGATTCCTCGGCCGCCTGCAGCATGACCTGGGCGATCACGCCGTACGCCGCCGCCCAGTCGGCAGCGAGCTCTTCCGTCCACAGTTCGCCGAGGAAGTGCTCGAGCGTGGCGAGCAGCGACGCACCGACCGCGTCGTAGTGCGCCGCGACGGCCTGGAAGCGTCGATGGTCGCGCCCGAGCTGCTGGATGAACGCCGTCACCTCGTCGAGCTCGTCGACCGATGACACGATGCGGCCCAGCGCGCCGACGAGCCGGTCGCGCTGGGTCGCCATCGAGACCGGGAACATGCTGCGCACCTCGGGGTGCGACAGGAACAGGTGCGAGTAGAAGTACAGCGGAACTTCATCGCCGAGCGTCTCGGCCAGCGCCCACGTCCTCTGCAGCGCGGCGGTGTCCAATGCGTCAGCCGCGCGTCGCGACGATCTCGGGCTCCGTCTGCGCGAGGGCGGCCCCGACCCGGTCGATGATCGGGCTCGGCACGCCCGCCTCGGTCAGCGCCGTCACCAGGTGCACGACGACCGCGCCGAAGTGGTCTTCGGTGATGCCCAGCGGCGCGTGCGCAACGCCCAGATCGCGGCCCGAGTACTCGACGGGTCCGCCCATGACCTGCGACACGAGCGCGACCTGATGGCGCTTGAGGCGCGGCATCGACACACCGTCGAAGTAGCCCGAGAGCTGCTCGTCGGCAGTCACCAGCTCGTAGAACCGGTCGACCACGGCCGCGATGGCCTTGCCGCCGCCGACGGCGTCGTAATCGCTCTCTGCGACGAGCTCGGACGCCTGGTCACCATTGATAGTCATGTCTCGCACAAATCCAATCGTTCGCGGAACCTCGCCTCGTAATTCCTAGCAGAACGCCGGCCCCCGTGGGGCCCGAGTTGCCGCGGAATCCATGGCCGCGGCGGCCGGGACGACGGCCCGGCCGTCATTCCTCTTCCACGCGTCGACGAGCGCAGACCGGCGGAAGGAATCGACACCGGGCGGGTTTCGCGCCGAACGCGCAGTATTCATGCGTGTGTCCTCGCCCAGGCGCGAAAAGCGAGCGTGGTCTGGCGTCTCTGTGACGGCGACTTGCGTAGCCACGCGCTCCGATGCACACTGTCTCAGGCCCTGCTCCGGCGTCGAGCCGAGGCGGCCGCGAACCGAAAGCAGACCGACATGGGCGACGCCGACCCCACCCGGATGCATCGCATCAGCGCCGAGAACGAGCGCATCGTCGACCTCGTGCTCGACTATTCGCGCCGGCGCATCCTCTCGAACGACACCCCGCTCGACAAGCCGGCGCCGCCCGCTGAGCTCCGCCGCCTCGCCGGCCGCACCGTGACCGAGCAGGGCCTCGGCGCCGACCGCGCACTGTCGATCTTCGAACACGTGCTCGCGCCCGCCTGCATCACCACCGACCATCCGCAATACCTCTCGTTCATCCCCGTCGCGCCGACCAAGGCAGCGACCGCGTTCGACCTCGTCGTGTCGGCGAGCGCGCTCTACGGCGGCTCGTGGCTCGAGGGCGCCGGCGCCGTGCACGCCGAGAACGAGGTGCTCACCTGGCTCGCCGCCGAGTTCGGGCTGCCCGAGGGCGCCGGCGGGGTGTTCGTGCAGGGCGGCACCCTCGGCAACCTGTCGGCACTCGTCGCCGCACGCGAAGAGGCGCGCCGCAAGCTCGACGAACGCGGGCTCCCGCACCCCGCCCGCTGGAAGTTCGTCTGCGGGGCCGAGGCGCACTCGTCGGTCGCGTCGGCCGCCCGCATCATGGACGTCGAGATCGTGCAGGTCGCCCCCGACTCGGGCGGCGTGCTGCGCGGCGACGCGGTGGCGGCGGCGCTCGAGGAGCACGGAGCATCCGTCTTCGCCGTCGTCGCGACCGGCGGATCGACCAACTTCGGCATCGTGGACGACCTGGCCGGCATCGCGGAAGTCGTCGAATCCCACGACGACGTGTGGCTGCACGTCGACGGGGCGTATGGGCTCGCAGCCATGCTGTCGCCGCTCGCACGCCCGCACTTCGCGGGCATCGAACGCGCCGACTCGGTCATCGTCGACCCGCACAAATGGCTGTTCGCGCCGTTCGACGCGTGCGCGCTGATCTACCGGGACCCGGCCGCGGGGCGCCGCGCGCACACCCAGCACGCCGAATACCTCGACACGCTCACCGCCTCGACCGAGTGGAGCCCGTCGGACTACGCGGCGCACCTCACCCGACGCGCCCGCGGCCTGCCGACCTGGTTCTCACTCGCGACCTACGGGGCCGCGGCCTACCGCGAGGCGATCACGACGTCGATCGAGCTCGCCCACCGCATCGCCGCCGAGATCGAATCGCGCGACGGCCTCACCCTCGTGCGCGAGCCCCAGCTCGCGGTCGTCGTCTTCGAGCGCGACGGCTGGACGAAGGCCGACTACGACGTGTGGTCGCAGCGGCTGCTCGACGACCAGCTCGCCTTCGTCACGCCGAGCTCGCACGCGGGGCGCACGAACGCGCGGTTCGCGATCCTCAACCCGAACACGACGTTCGAGCACCTGACGGGCATCCTCGACACCATGCGCTGAGTCAGCGGGGCCGGTCACATTCGCGAAGGCCGCGCAAGGCGGGCGTACCGTGAGAGACATGCCCGAGCCTGACGACCACCTCGTGATCGAGCCGAGCGTGCTCTATGTGGGCACGCCCGTCTACCTGGTGTCGACGATGAACCCCGACGGCACGCCGAACCTCGCCCCCGCCTCGAGCCATTTCGCGCTCGGCCGTACGATCGTGCTCGGCCTCGAGACCGATGGGCAGTCGGTGCAGAACCTCGCCGACCGCCCCGAGCTCACCGTCAGCTTCCCGTCAGGAGCGCTGTGGCGCAACGTCGAGCGGCTCTCGACGGTGACCGGGCGCGACCCCGTGCCCGACGCGAAGGCGGATCACTACCGGTTCGAACCCGAGAAGTTCGAGCGGGCCGGGCTCAGCCCCGTGGCATCCGACCTGGTGGCGCCGCCGCGCGTCCGCGAATGCCCGCTGCAGTTCGAGGCCGTCGTGCAGCGCATCACACCGGGCGTCGACGCCGGGTTCGCGATGGTCGAGTCCGAAGTCGTGCGCGTGCACGCGCATCCCGCGCTGGTCGTGCCCGGCACCGATCACCTCGACCCGCGGGCGTGGCATCCGCTGATCTACAGCTTCCGGCACTACTTCGACCGCGGCTCCGAGCTCGGCTGGACCCGCAAGAGCCGCACCGCCCCGACCCCGCCCGAGATCGCCAGGTGGGAATCGTTCGGCGGCACCTGGGAGGTCGCCGACGTCGGGGACTCGAGCGCGACGGTGCGGCTGTGCCGCTGCGACGGCGGCGAGGAGGTTTCGCGCATCACCTCGAGCGAACCCGACTTCGTCGCGTGGGCCGCGGTGATGGCCTCGTGAGTTCGCGATCGGATGCCTCGCGGCCGACCGTCGGCACGGAGTGGTCGCGTTCGCTCGGCCTCACCGCGCCGATCGTGTGCGCACCGATGGGCGGCGTCGCGGGCGGCCGACTCGCGAGCGCCGTCTCGCACGCGGGAGCGCTCGGCATGATCGGCGTGGGCAGCGCCGGATCCCCGACCGCACTGGCCCGGGAGCTGGAACTGCTCGACACGGGCGGCGCGCCGTTCGGCATCGGCGTCGTCGACTGGGTCGCGCGCCGCACGCCCGAGTTGCTCGATCGGGTGCTCGCCGCGTCGCCCGCGCTCGTGTCGGTCGGCTTCGCGTCGGGGCGCTTCGACTGGGTCGCGCGCGTGCACGATGCCGGCGCGCTCGCGACCACGCAGGTCTACGACGTCGCCGAGGCCGTCGCCGCGCGGGACGCGGGTGTCGACGTCGTGGTCGCCCGCGGCGCCGAGGGCGGCGGGCACGGCGACCCGCGGGTCGGCACGCTGCCGCTGCTCGACGGCGTGCTCGACGCGATCGGCGGAGACGTCGCGGTACTCGCCGCGGGTGGCGTGTCGAGTGCGCGCGGGCTGGCCGCAGTGCTCGCGGCCGGTGCCGACGGGGCATGGATCGGCACCGCGTTCGCGGCGTGCGACGAGTCGCTGTTCTCCGACACCGAACGGCAGGTGCTGTTCGCCGCCGACGGTGCCGACACGGTGAACACCCGAACGCAGGATGTCGCGGCGGGGCTCCCGTGGCCCGACCGGTTCCCCGAGCGGGTGATACGCACGCCGTTCACCGACGCGTGGACCGGCCGCGAACGCGAGCTGCGCGACGACGCCGAGGCGCGCGCCGCGTTCGTCGACGCCCTCGCGCGCACCGACGTCACCGTGGTGCCGCTCGACGCAGGTCAGGGGGTCGGGGTGCTGCGCGAATCGCGGCCCGCCGCCGACGTGGTCGCCGACCTCGTCGCGGGCGCGCACGCGCTGCTGGCCCGCTGGTGAGGCGGTCGTACCGCACGCGGTCGACCCGCACGCGCAACGCCTCGACGGGTATCCGGTTCACACCCTTCGACAAACCCGGTGGCGCTCGGATCCTCGATCCCGACGAGCGGAATAGGTGAGCTCACCCCGTCTGCACGCGGTGCAGCTCGGCGTACCGCCCGCCGCTGGCGAGCAGGGCCTCATGCGTGCCGACCTCGACGACCCGACCGTGCTCGAGCACGGCGATCCGGTCGGCCGATCGGACCGTCGAGAGCCGGTGGGCGACGACGAGCGTCGTGCGCCCGCGCATGAGCCGGGCGAGCGCCTCCTGCACCTTGCGTTCGCTGTCAGGGTCGAGCGCACTCGTGGCCTCGTCGAGCAGCAGGATCCGCGGGTTTCGTACGAGCGCCCGGGCGATCGACAACCGCTGTCGCTGACCGCCCGACAGGCGCGCGCCGCGTTCGCCGACCACCGTGTCCCATCCGACGGGCTGGGCTTCGACGATCTCGAGCGCATTGGCATCGCGCAGCGCCGCGAGCACGCGCTCGTCGCTGACGTCGCCGAGCCCGTAGGCGATGTTGTCGCGGATCGATCCTTCGAACAGCACCGACTCCTGTGGCACGACCGACACAAACCGGCGCACCGTGCGCAGGTCGAGTTGCTCCATGTCGACTCCGTCGAGCAGCACCCGCCCCTCGCTCGGGCGCAGGAACCCCAGCACGAGGTTCAGCAGCGTCGACTTGCCCGACCCGCTCGACCCGACGAACGCGATCGTCTCTCCAGCGGCGATCTCGAGGTCGACGCCATCGAGCGCCTTCGCAGCGGGCGAGGCTTCCGGGTCGTCGTACCCGAACCCGACTCGCTCGAGCCGCACCGCACCTTCGACACGGGAGACAGCGCGCTTGCCCTCGTTGTGCTCGAGATCGGGCTCCTGCAGCACTTCGGCGATGGAGCGCACCGACTCGGTGCCGCGCGCGATCACCGGGATCAGCATGAGCAGGTTCGTCGTACTGCCGGTCAGGAGGGCGAAGTACGACGACAGCAGCACGACTTGACCCGGCGTGATCGGCAGGAGCCCGCTGATCGAGACCCACGCCGCGAGCACGAGACATCCGGCGCTCAGCAGTTGCAGGCTGATCCACGATGCCGAGCCGAAACGCCCGTTCAGCAGGTCGAGGCGCAGCCCGGCCTCGCGCACCCCGTCGGCGCCGCGCGCGACTCGGTGCACCGCGACCTGCTCGAGCCCGTGCGCACGTGTGATCGGCATGAGCGTGGCCATCTCGCCCACTCGTGCCGAGAACGCCTCGACCTCGCGGCGGAACTGTTCGTTGCGCTGTCGCGACCGCCGGTTCAGCATCCACCGCAGCAGCACGGCGAGCGGGATCGCGAGCGCGTACACCGGCAGGAACGCGGGCACGTTGATCGCCGTCATCACGAGCGCACCGATCAGGATGCCGGTCGCCGACAGCAGCGGGTTGCCGGTCTGTTGCAGCATCACCTCGACGTTCTCGACGTCGCGCACGACCTTGGTCTGCACGATCGCCGAGTTCGCCCGGGTGTGGAAGCCGATCGACAGCGCCTGCAGGCGTTCCGTGAGCGCGTTGCGCAGGTCGGCGCCGATCGAGCGCACCGAACCCATGAACAGGCGGGTGAACGCGACGTGCGTCGGGTAGTTCTGCACGAGCGCGAGCGCCGCGATACCGGCCCACAGCCAGAGCGAGGCGAGCGGGCCGCCCGCCACGACGATGTCGATGATCGCGCCGGTGACGACGGGCATGAGCCACAGCGGGCTGTCCTTGACGATGAACAGGCCGACCGCGCCGAGCAGCCGGGCACGATGCAGGTCGAGCAACCGCACCACCGACCTGCCGGGATGCCGGCCGTCGACGGCGTGCTCGATGCGTTCGCGGGATGGCAACGATTCGGCTGTACTCACGCCGGTATCCTCCAGTAGCTGGTCGCAGAGGACGCCGAAGTGGAGTGGGCTGTCACGTCGTGCGGCGGCGCAAGACGAGCACGAACGCTCCGGCCAGCGCGAGCGCGGCGCCGGTGAGGAGTGCCCAGGTGGCCGTCCAGCCGGTAGTCGCCAGACTCCGACCGTCAGCACCCGCCACTGAGCCCGCAGCATCGTCAGCCTCACCGGTCGCCGGCGGTTGGGGTTCCGCAGGCTCCTCGTTCGCTGGGTCAGCAAGGATTTCGATGGCGACCCAACCGATCACGGCACCCGATGCGTCCTGCGCGGCGAGTCGGTGCACGCCGGGCTCGGTGTCGGCGGGAATCGCCGCCGCGATCGTGCCCTCGTCCGATGACTGCTGCCACCCGCCGAGCACCCGCGGCTCAGAGTAGAGCACCGCGGCGGCGTATTCGCCCGCGCGCTCGGCGCCGAGCGAGATCTCGACGGTGTCGCCCGCCGCAACCCTCGTCGCGCTGACCCCGATGCGCCCCTCGAGGTCGGGCGTCATGCTCGCCTCGCCCGCGGCGACCGGCTCACCGATCGGCGGCTTCGGCTTCGAGGTGTCGAGCGTGGCGAACCTGGGGAGGCCCGACGCGCCGATGCTGTTCTCGTACCACGTGGCCATCGCATCGTGCGTGTTGTAGTTCCAGGTGCGAACCCCCCACGGCATCGCGAGCGCCCAGTCGGGCTGTGCGGCGACGACCTCCTGCGAGGGGAAGGTGAACGTCTCGCCGATCCAGATCGGTTTGCCGCCGTCGGCGGCGGCGATGCGCTCGGCCTGATCGTAGTGGCGTGGCTCATAGCCGGCCTCGTCATAGAAATCGACCGAGAGGATGTCGTAGTAGTCGGCACCGGGGTTGAAGCTGTTCCAGTCGTCGGCGTCGTACTCGGCGAGCCCGCCGTCGAGCCCCTCGTACCGGTCGAACTTCGCGTCGCCGTCGGCCCAGCCGTAGTCCGTCGGCAGGTCCTGGATGTTCCACACCCAGACGATGTTGGTGAGCCCCTTCTCGTTCTCGAGGTAGTCGTGGAACATCCGGTAGAGCCCGGCGGACCCCTCGAGGCCGGGCCGCCCGCCCCACCAGAACACGTGCTGCTGCATCTCGTGGAACGGCCGCAGCATGACGGTGACCCCGGCGTCTTCGAGCTGCTGCAGGTATCGGGCGTACTCGTCCATGCGCAGCTTCCAGTTGGTATTGAGCGGCGTGCCGTCGGTCATCAACTCGGCCCACTGGTCGTTGTAGAGGTAGCTGTAGATGCGGTTGGGGCTCGGCAGCGTCTCGTGCGCCTGGTCGCCGCCCCAGTTGCCCTCGGCCTCCTGCGCGACGGTGTACTGCGGCGGCGAGACGTGGAACATGATCTGCACGAGGTTGCCGTTGCGCCACTGGCGGATGACCTCGCCGATCATGTTCTGCCGCTGCGCCACGGTGTTGCCGGTTAGGAAGTCGGCGCTGTAGAGCGCTGGGTACACGCCGAACTCGTTCGCGACCCGCTGGTGCAGCACATCGGCGGTGGCCGGGTTGGCGTAGCCCTGGTCGTGGTGCATGGCCGACAGCACACCGTGGCCCGTGAGATCCCGGAAGTACTCGATCACGTCGACCGGCGCGGGCAGGTTGCGCACCTCGACCTCGAGCTCGGTGTCGAGGTCGACCGCGAACGTCGTGCCGTCAAGGAACAGGCGCACCTGCTGGAGCTGTACGGTCGCCGTGCCCTCGCCCACGAAGTCGGCCTTCGGCGCCGGCCGATCGAAGTCGGGCACGACGTCCGGGTTGCTCGATGCGTACGAGACCTGAACGATCTTGGCACCGGCGGGCAGCGTGGCATCCCGGTTCAGCAGCGTGACCAGGTTCGAGACGCCGTCGGCGACGAGGTGGGTGTCGTCGAACGCGACGCTCGGCAGGTCGGGCAGCTCGTCGAACACGAGCGAGATCTCGTCGAGCACGATGGTTCCTCCGCTTCCTCCGACGACCTGGTTGACATAGAGGGCGAAGGTCGTCACGCCCTTGGGGTTGAGGGTGCCGGTTCCGGTGCCCTCCTTGCGGGCGAACGCCTCGATGGGGATGCGCAGGTGCTGCGGTGCGGTCGAGGTCGCGTCGAAGCCGGGCACGGCGTTGAGATGGGCTTCATAGGATGCCCCGTCGCTCAGCTGCAGCAGCACGTCCTGCCCGGGCGCCGAGTGCTGGACCCACAGCTCGACAGCACGCAGGCCCGGCCAGTAGCCGTTCACCGCCCGATATCGCCCGCTGTACCCGCTCGTGAACGAGTAGTCGAACCGCATCGCCTGGCCGAGCCCGTCGCCGAACGGCGAGTCGACGAGGGTCGCTGTGTTCTGGCCGCCGTTGGCGTTGCGGGTGTAGGCGCTGTCGAGCGCGGCATCATCGGTGTAGCCCGAGAAGTCGTCGAGCACGAGCCGCATCTCCTCGGCGGAGTCGTCGGCCGCGCCTGCGGCGGCGGGGGTACCTGCGCCGACGGCGGGGCCGGCGGTCAGCGCGAGCGCGCCGAGCAGGGCGATGAGCGGGATGGTTCGACCTGGCCGCATGCGGCACTCCCTTCGTGATGGGGCATCGTCGCGACCGCTCCGAGCGC
Proteins encoded in this window:
- a CDS encoding glycosyl hydrolase, with the translated sequence MRPGRTIPLIALLGALALTAGPAVGAGTPAAAGAADDSAEEMRLVLDDFSGYTDDAALDSAYTRNANGGQNTATLVDSPFGDGLGQAMRFDYSFTSGYSGRYRAVNGYWPGLRAVELWVQHSAPGQDVLLQLSDGASYEAHLNAVPGFDATSTAPQHLRIPIEAFARKEGTGTGTLNPKGVTTFALYVNQVVGGSGGTIVLDEISLVFDELPDLPSVAFDDTHLVADGVSNLVTLLNRDATLPAGAKIVQVSYASSNPDVVPDFDRPAPKADFVGEGTATVQLQQVRLFLDGTTFAVDLDTELEVEVRNLPAPVDVIEYFRDLTGHGVLSAMHHDQGYANPATADVLHQRVANEFGVYPALYSADFLTGNTVAQRQNMIGEVIRQWRNGNLVQIMFHVSPPQYTVAQEAEGNWGGDQAHETLPSPNRIYSYLYNDQWAELMTDGTPLNTNWKLRMDEYARYLQQLEDAGVTVMLRPFHEMQQHVFWWGGRPGLEGSAGLYRMFHDYLENEKGLTNIVWVWNIQDLPTDYGWADGDAKFDRYEGLDGGLAEYDADDWNSFNPGADYYDILSVDFYDEAGYEPRHYDQAERIAAADGGKPIWIGETFTFPSQEVVAAQPDWALAMPWGVRTWNYNTHDAMATWYENSIGASGLPRFATLDTSKPKPPIGEPVAAGEASMTPDLEGRIGVSATRVAAGDTVEISLGAERAGEYAAAVLYSEPRVLGGWQQSSDEGTIAAAIPADTEPGVHRLAAQDASGAVIGWVAIEILADPANEEPAEPQPPATGEADDAAGSVAGADGRSLATTGWTATWALLTGAALALAGAFVLVLRRRTT
- a CDS encoding pyridoxal phosphate-dependent decarboxylase family protein yields the protein MGDADPTRMHRISAENERIVDLVLDYSRRRILSNDTPLDKPAPPAELRRLAGRTVTEQGLGADRALSIFEHVLAPACITTDHPQYLSFIPVAPTKAATAFDLVVSASALYGGSWLEGAGAVHAENEVLTWLAAEFGLPEGAGGVFVQGGTLGNLSALVAAREEARRKLDERGLPHPARWKFVCGAEAHSSVASAARIMDVEIVQVAPDSGGVLRGDAVAAALEEHGASVFAVVATGGSTNFGIVDDLAGIAEVVESHDDVWLHVDGAYGLAAMLSPLARPHFAGIERADSVIVDPHKWLFAPFDACALIYRDPAAGRRAHTQHAEYLDTLTASTEWSPSDYAAHLTRRARGLPTWFSLATYGAAAYREAITTSIELAHRIAAEIESRDGLTLVREPQLAVVVFERDGWTKADYDVWSQRLLDDQLAFVTPSSHAGRTNARFAILNPNTTFEHLTGILDTMR
- a CDS encoding group I truncated hemoglobin, with product MTINGDQASELVAESDYDAVGGGKAIAAVVDRFYELVTADEQLSGYFDGVSMPRLKRHQVALVSQVMGGPVEYSGRDLGVAHAPLGITEDHFGAVVVHLVTALTEAGVPSPIIDRVGAALAQTEPEIVATRG
- a CDS encoding flavin reductase family protein: MPEPDDHLVIEPSVLYVGTPVYLVSTMNPDGTPNLAPASSHFALGRTIVLGLETDGQSVQNLADRPELTVSFPSGALWRNVERLSTVTGRDPVPDAKADHYRFEPEKFERAGLSPVASDLVAPPRVRECPLQFEAVVQRITPGVDAGFAMVESEVVRVHAHPALVVPGTDHLDPRAWHPLIYSFRHYFDRGSELGWTRKSRTAPTPPEIARWESFGGTWEVADVGDSSATVRLCRCDGGEEVSRITSSEPDFVAWAAVMAS
- a CDS encoding ABC transporter ATP-binding protein, translated to MSTAESLPSRERIEHAVDGRHPGRSVVRLLDLHRARLLGAVGLFIVKDSPLWLMPVVTGAIIDIVVAGGPLASLWLWAGIAALALVQNYPTHVAFTRLFMGSVRSIGADLRNALTERLQALSIGFHTRANSAIVQTKVVRDVENVEVMLQQTGNPLLSATGILIGALVMTAINVPAFLPVYALAIPLAVLLRWMLNRRSRQRNEQFRREVEAFSARVGEMATLMPITRAHGLEQVAVHRVARGADGVREAGLRLDLLNGRFGSASWISLQLLSAGCLVLAAWVSISGLLPITPGQVVLLSSYFALLTGSTTNLLMLIPVIARGTESVRSIAEVLQEPDLEHNEGKRAVSRVEGAVRLERVGFGYDDPEASPAAKALDGVDLEIAAGETIAFVGSSGSGKSTLLNLVLGFLRPSEGRVLLDGVDMEQLDLRTVRRFVSVVPQESVLFEGSIRDNIAYGLGDVSDERVLAALRDANALEIVEAQPVGWDTVVGERGARLSGGQRQRLSIARALVRNPRILLLDEATSALDPDSERKVQEALARLMRGRTTLVVAHRLSTVRSADRIAVLEHGRVVEVGTHEALLASGGRYAELHRVQTG
- a CDS encoding NAD(P)H-dependent flavin oxidoreductase is translated as MSSRSDASRPTVGTEWSRSLGLTAPIVCAPMGGVAGGRLASAVSHAGALGMIGVGSAGSPTALARELELLDTGGAPFGIGVVDWVARRTPELLDRVLAASPALVSVGFASGRFDWVARVHDAGALATTQVYDVAEAVAARDAGVDVVVARGAEGGGHGDPRVGTLPLLDGVLDAIGGDVAVLAAGGVSSARGLAAVLAAGADGAWIGTAFAACDESLFSDTERQVLFAADGADTVNTRTQDVAAGLPWPDRFPERVIRTPFTDAWTGRERELRDDAEARAAFVDALARTDVTVVPLDAGQGVGVLRESRPAADVVADLVAGAHALLARW
- a CDS encoding globin domain-containing protein; translated protein: MDTAALQRTWALAETLGDEVPLYFYSHLFLSHPEVRSMFPVSMATQRDRLVGALGRIVSSVDELDEVTAFIQQLGRDHRRFQAVAAHYDAVGASLLATLEHFLGELWTEELAADWAAAYGVIAQVMLQAAEESESTSPAAWSGEVVGVDRRSLDVTVIQVRPEPELRFEPGQSVAVEVPTRERLWRYLSPANAPRADGTLEFHVQLVPGGQVSGVIVRSLVVGDAIRLGSAVGRELTIADHERERDLVMIAGGTGLAPLRAHLERIDQEWKASGRAPRVHLFHGVRMPANLYEHRLLRNLAGRPWFEYTPVVSDDPTYAGRTGLVGDVAVAEGPWVGSIALVCGSPEMVRHTAQALRQAGVAPGDIRFEQFETRDQDSHAAHHHTQDPQPDLAGLSKMGS